In one window of Candidatus Methanoperedens sp. DNA:
- a CDS encoding transposase, whose translation MVEFVNPAGTSQTCICGFHVPKDLSVRVHRCLSCGLIMGRDQVSAILIKNSPTSTVGTTGINARQGLLNRGSMQRDVPRL comes from the coding sequence ATAGTTGAATTCGTTAATCCGGCAGGAACATCGCAGACCTGTATTTGTGGGTTCCATGTTCCGAAAGACCTATCAGTGAGGGTACATCGGTGTCTTTCCTGTGGTCTTATCATGGGAAGAGATCAGGTATCTGCGATATTAATCAAGAATAGCCCAACCAGTACGGTAGGAACTACCGGAATTAACGCCCGTCAAGGACTACTCAATAGAGGGTCAATGCAACGGGACGTTCCGCGGCTTTAG